The proteins below are encoded in one region of Tessaracoccus aquimaris:
- a CDS encoding SRPBCC family protein, which produces MFEITRSSSASPADLWRVVSEVTGWPNHLDTFDSVAPAPNSPARSGVGARYLVRQPGLPAATYQVTQWDPGVSFTWIARSPGVSTVATHRVTGRTGGSELTLTLDWRGPLAPALRLFVGRRVASMVTLEAETFARIAADHA; this is translated from the coding sequence ATGTTTGAGATCACGAGGTCGTCGTCCGCATCACCAGCCGACCTGTGGCGGGTCGTATCCGAGGTGACGGGGTGGCCGAACCACCTGGATACCTTTGACTCCGTCGCTCCCGCGCCGAACTCGCCCGCCAGAAGCGGGGTCGGCGCCCGGTACCTGGTGCGGCAGCCCGGACTGCCCGCGGCGACCTATCAAGTGACGCAGTGGGACCCAGGCGTGTCGTTCACATGGATCGCCCGCTCCCCTGGCGTCAGCACGGTCGCGACGCATCGGGTGACGGGACGTACGGGTGGCTCGGAACTCACGCTCACCCTCGACTGGCGCGGCCCGCTGGCACCAGCTTTGCGGCTCTTCGTGGGGCGACGGGTCGCCTCCATGGTCACGCTGGAGGCCGAGACCTTCGCCCGCATCGCCGCCGACCACGCGTAG
- a CDS encoding sirohydrochlorin chelatase, which translates to MTAPAIVLVADGPDDPAVATTLQAIARGLQGARKDLRIHLARLEGVKPPLQKVIASLVAEDVAEAVLVPLDLVSAADHAEELDTFHHSPDIHVVVSRPVGPASELLNILDERVREALHRGGALEIDGLVLGAPAGADVRGNSLLARRARQWSTHHRLPVQLAVDEGDGRVTAAAVASLRAQGRRHIAVGSLFLTPTPAYQSHAQAALRAGAIAVTAPLGDSDHLRHLILARYAFGAMELLDGIPTQLSVEDLDGEES; encoded by the coding sequence GTGACAGCACCCGCGATCGTTCTCGTGGCCGATGGCCCCGACGACCCGGCCGTCGCCACCACCCTCCAGGCCATTGCGCGCGGACTTCAGGGTGCCCGCAAGGACCTGAGGATCCACCTGGCTCGGCTGGAGGGCGTCAAGCCCCCACTCCAGAAGGTGATCGCCTCCCTCGTCGCGGAGGATGTCGCGGAGGCCGTGCTGGTTCCGCTCGACCTCGTCTCGGCGGCCGACCACGCGGAGGAGCTCGACACGTTCCACCACTCCCCCGACATCCACGTCGTCGTCAGCCGCCCCGTCGGGCCGGCGAGCGAACTGCTCAACATCCTCGACGAACGCGTCCGCGAGGCGCTGCACCGCGGCGGTGCCCTTGAGATCGACGGCCTCGTGCTGGGGGCACCCGCGGGTGCCGACGTGCGGGGCAACTCCCTGCTCGCCCGGCGTGCGCGCCAGTGGTCGACGCATCACCGGCTTCCCGTCCAGCTCGCCGTCGACGAGGGCGATGGGCGGGTGACCGCGGCGGCGGTCGCGTCGCTGCGCGCCCAGGGACGCAGGCACATCGCGGTGGGCAGCCTCTTCCTCACCCCGACCCCGGCGTACCAGTCGCACGCCCAGGCGGCGCTGCGCGCAGGCGCCATCGCCGTCACGGCCCCACTGGGGGACAGCGACCACCTGCGCCACCTGATCCTGGCTCGCTACGCCTTCGGAGCGATGGAACTGCTCGACGGCATCCCGACGCAACTCTCCGTCGAGGACCTGGACGGCGAGGAGTCCTGA
- a CDS encoding DUF5979 domain-containing protein — protein MAAALSIPGVLVADAQEVAPRDTFAGETCWDLNPWPGLVDLDGSDAADLGVATYVGGDLRVLEKAAELEGLTLVRGEAIFDRTPGGTVNVGIVGEGSHVKPPLKSTMLAIEGDMGLSEGTRVAVGEGTDAPRPQGKLRVGGQLDADQGQVTSFDTQTGLGGEALPEEFRGFDRDIAATQRFLSDLEGHATITSQWGRATIELGTGLLHGLQVATVGADDLSDAREIDLSGIDPDGHVVINVTGGSVDLEVASILIEGELHGFGEPEFGEASARVLWNFVDATDIRFGSEVKGTQWIGSIVTGPEANVETLFSHNGRLYVDGDLTMRGEGTELHNFGWTWGFECDERPTGSFSITKNVVDPEGLSATDMFTGTWSCELDGAVVKDGTWSLGDAVTQTVTDIPVGASCTVSEDELVDPAGGTWSKEITPPDFDVTGTDHVVEVVVTNTLEANAPEIGGFAITKKVVNESMLEFTDEFHGTWSCEYNDEHQDGSWTLIDGATFDGPELLVGSTCTVAEDDVVDPEGGTWLEPVIEPSEFTITADGEIVAVTVTNTLEAKVTEPEVTEPEVTEPEVTEPEVTEPEVTEPEVTEPEVTEPEVTEPEVTEPEVTEPEVTEPEVTEPEVTEPKEPGPGLPDTGALGTGTAIAGVIALIGAGVIALFRIGRRSTTA, from the coding sequence ATGGCAGCGGCATTATCCATTCCGGGAGTCCTGGTGGCGGACGCGCAGGAGGTCGCGCCTCGCGACACCTTCGCGGGCGAGACGTGCTGGGACCTGAACCCCTGGCCGGGACTCGTGGACCTCGATGGCAGTGACGCCGCGGATCTTGGGGTCGCGACGTACGTCGGCGGGGACCTGCGGGTGCTTGAGAAGGCGGCGGAGCTCGAGGGCCTCACGCTGGTGCGCGGCGAAGCCATCTTCGACCGGACGCCCGGGGGCACGGTGAACGTTGGGATCGTCGGAGAGGGATCACACGTCAAGCCGCCGCTGAAGTCCACGATGCTGGCCATCGAGGGCGACATGGGCCTCAGCGAGGGCACCCGCGTGGCGGTCGGCGAGGGAACCGACGCTCCCAGGCCGCAGGGCAAGCTCCGCGTCGGTGGCCAACTCGACGCCGACCAGGGCCAGGTGACCTCGTTTGACACGCAGACCGGCCTTGGCGGGGAGGCCCTCCCGGAGGAGTTCCGTGGCTTCGACCGGGACATCGCCGCGACCCAACGCTTCCTGTCGGACCTCGAGGGGCATGCGACCATCACGAGTCAATGGGGTCGGGCGACCATCGAGCTCGGAACTGGCCTGCTCCACGGCCTCCAAGTGGCCACGGTTGGAGCCGATGACCTCAGTGATGCCAGAGAGATCGACCTCAGCGGGATTGACCCCGACGGGCACGTGGTGATCAACGTCACAGGCGGCTCCGTCGACCTGGAGGTCGCGAGCATCCTCATCGAGGGCGAGCTTCACGGCTTCGGGGAGCCCGAGTTCGGTGAGGCATCCGCGCGCGTGCTGTGGAACTTCGTGGACGCGACCGACATCCGGTTCGGGAGCGAAGTCAAGGGCACCCAGTGGATCGGCTCGATCGTGACCGGCCCTGAAGCCAATGTCGAGACACTCTTCAGCCACAACGGCCGCCTCTACGTCGACGGGGACCTCACCATGCGCGGCGAGGGCACCGAACTGCACAATTTCGGCTGGACCTGGGGCTTCGAGTGCGACGAGCGACCCACCGGTAGCTTCTCCATCACGAAGAACGTCGTCGATCCCGAGGGCCTCTCCGCCACCGACATGTTCACCGGCACCTGGTCCTGCGAGCTTGACGGCGCCGTCGTCAAGGACGGCACGTGGTCGCTTGGCGATGCGGTAACCCAGACGGTGACCGATATCCCTGTGGGCGCCAGTTGCACGGTCTCAGAGGATGAGCTGGTCGATCCCGCCGGCGGCACCTGGAGCAAGGAGATCACCCCGCCCGACTTCGACGTTACCGGGACCGACCACGTCGTCGAGGTCGTCGTGACCAACACCCTCGAGGCCAACGCCCCCGAGATCGGCGGCTTCGCCATCACCAAGAAGGTCGTCAACGAGTCGATGCTCGAGTTCACCGACGAGTTCCACGGCACCTGGTCCTGTGAGTACAACGACGAGCACCAGGATGGCTCCTGGACGCTTATCGACGGCGCGACCTTCGACGGGCCGGAACTGCTGGTCGGCAGCACCTGCACGGTGGCCGAGGATGACGTCGTCGACCCCGAGGGCGGCACCTGGCTTGAGCCGGTCATCGAGCCGAGCGAGTTCACCATCACCGCCGACGGCGAGATCGTCGCCGTCACCGTCACCAACACCCTCGAGGCCAAGGTGACGGAGCCTGAGGTGACGGAGCCTGAGGTGACCGAGCCTGAGGTGACCGAGCCTGAGGTGACCGAGCCTGAGGTGACCGAGCCCGAGGTGACGGAGCCCGAGGTGACCGAGCCCGAGGTGACCGAGCCCGAGGTGACCGAGCCCGAGGTGACCGAGCCCGAGGTCACGGAACCCGAGGTGACGGAACCCGAGGTCACCGAGCCGAAGGAGCCGGGGCCTGGTCTCCCCGACACCGGCGCCCTCGGCACCGGCACGGCCATCGCCGGCGTGATCGCCCTCATCGGAGCCGGCGTCATCGCGCTGTTCCGCATCGGGCGCCGCTCGACCACGGCCTGA
- a CDS encoding TetR/AcrR family transcriptional regulator, producing the protein MSRERGALLARVLAYYADNGVHDTSLRTLAAAIGTSQRMIHHHLGSRSDVLAAVIDSVAGSQADQIAALFAEGTDPIAAGRRNWAATADGAERFGALWFELATHAMRGRPYAADLGRVMVEAQLRGFRGIYEGATDAATAERLARLTLAVGQGLLFDLLIDGDRTGADAAVEQFTSMIRRELGSSQGSGEPTRSPSAPGPRASVESGTRHRQPG; encoded by the coding sequence ATGAGCAGGGAACGCGGCGCCTTGTTGGCACGGGTGCTCGCCTACTACGCCGACAACGGCGTGCACGACACCAGCCTACGCACGCTCGCCGCGGCGATCGGCACCAGCCAACGGATGATCCACCACCACCTGGGATCGCGCAGCGACGTGCTGGCCGCGGTGATCGACTCCGTCGCAGGCAGCCAGGCCGACCAGATTGCCGCCTTGTTCGCCGAGGGCACCGACCCGATCGCGGCAGGCCGACGCAACTGGGCGGCGACCGCCGACGGTGCCGAGCGCTTCGGAGCGCTGTGGTTCGAGTTGGCGACGCACGCGATGCGCGGTCGGCCATACGCGGCCGACCTCGGCAGGGTCATGGTCGAGGCCCAGCTTCGGGGCTTCCGCGGGATCTACGAGGGTGCGACCGACGCGGCCACGGCCGAACGCTTGGCGCGGCTGACCCTTGCGGTGGGGCAGGGTCTGCTTTTCGACCTCTTGATCGACGGTGACCGGACGGGGGCCGACGCCGCCGTCGAACAGTTCACCTCGATGATCCGCCGCGAACTGGGATCCTCGCAGGGCTCGGGCGAGCCGACCCGGTCGCCGTCGGCGCCGGGCCCACGCGCATCTGTTGAATCGGGAACCCGGCATCGTCAACCTGGATGA